From a region of the Neobacillus niacini genome:
- a CDS encoding UDP-N-acetylmuramoyl-L-alanyl-D-glutamate--2,6-diaminopimelate ligase, with translation MKLHDLLQHLHLLVPYQGTNPEITSIENDNRKVQKGSLFICIKGYTVDGHDFAESAVKDGAAAVLAERALPLSVPVIIVNDTTRAMAVLADAFYQHPTKKLHLIGITGTNGKTTTSHLIEKIFSDVNRSTGLIGTMYTKIGDQKFETKNTTPESLVLQKGFKQMLDAGVDTAIMEVSSHALHMGRVHGCDYDIAVFTNLTQDHLDYHKTMEDYMHAKSLLFSQLGNTFDANKPKFAILNADDPASDLYRKSTAAHCYTYGIDNNADFHARNIHMTSAGTSFEIVIKEKSYSINIQLIGKFSVYNVLASIATAFVSGIPMDKIIESIESVKGVDGRFELVNAGQNFTVIVDYAHTPDSLENVLNTIQSFADKKIFVIVGCGGDRDKTKRPLMAEIACRYASNPIFTSDNPRSEDPLTILKDMEKGVLGQSYITIPDRKEAIVTAINQASAGDVILIAGKGHETYQIIGSNVYDFDDRMVAREAIEGR, from the coding sequence ATGAAACTACATGATTTACTTCAACATTTGCACCTTCTCGTTCCTTATCAAGGAACAAATCCAGAAATCACTTCAATTGAGAACGATAACCGAAAGGTGCAAAAGGGAAGCTTATTTATTTGTATTAAAGGATATACGGTCGACGGACATGATTTTGCGGAATCAGCGGTGAAGGATGGTGCTGCCGCTGTACTTGCAGAAAGGGCACTACCGCTATCGGTACCGGTAATAATTGTTAACGATACAACGCGGGCAATGGCAGTGCTGGCTGATGCTTTTTATCAGCATCCTACCAAAAAACTGCACTTAATCGGAATTACAGGGACAAACGGAAAGACAACTACAAGTCATTTGATTGAAAAAATATTTTCCGATGTAAATCGGAGCACTGGCTTAATCGGAACCATGTATACAAAAATTGGGGACCAGAAGTTTGAGACTAAAAATACAACTCCAGAAAGTCTTGTTCTTCAAAAAGGGTTCAAACAAATGCTTGACGCAGGTGTTGATACAGCAATTATGGAGGTTTCATCGCATGCCTTACATATGGGGAGAGTCCATGGCTGTGACTACGATATAGCGGTATTTACAAACCTCACCCAGGATCATTTAGATTACCATAAGACAATGGAAGACTACATGCATGCTAAGAGTTTATTATTTTCCCAGCTTGGAAACACATTCGACGCTAATAAACCGAAATTTGCAATCTTAAATGCAGATGATCCCGCTTCTGATTTGTACCGTAAATCTACAGCAGCTCATTGTTATACGTATGGAATTGATAATAATGCGGATTTCCATGCTAGAAATATTCATATGACTTCTGCGGGGACTTCCTTTGAAATAGTAATAAAAGAGAAGAGCTATTCCATTAACATACAATTAATCGGGAAGTTTAGTGTTTATAATGTTTTGGCTAGTATTGCAACTGCGTTTGTTTCAGGAATACCGATGGATAAAATTATCGAATCCATCGAGAGTGTAAAAGGAGTAGACGGGAGATTTGAGTTAGTAAATGCAGGACAAAACTTTACGGTAATCGTAGATTATGCTCATACGCCTGATAGTTTAGAAAATGTATTGAATACCATACAAAGTTTTGCTGACAAGAAGATATTTGTAATAGTTGGCTGTGGTGGAGATAGGGATAAAACGAAGAGACCATTAATGGCAGAGATTGCCTGTCGATATGCCTCAAATCCAATATTTACCTCAGATAACCCAAGGAGCGAGGATCCTTTAACCATATTAAAAGATATGGAAAAAGGTGTCCTTGGGCAAAGTTACATCACTATTCCTGATAGAAAAGAAGCGATTGTAACAGCAATTAATCAAGCGTCGGCTGGTGATGTGATCTTAATTGCTGGTAAAGGTCACGAAACATACCAGATTATTGGCAGTAATGTTTATGATTTTGATGACCGAATGGTTGCTCGGGAGGCAATCGAGGGGAGATAG
- a CDS encoding stage V sporulation protein D, producing the protein MRVSNVTVRKRLMIAMFVGILIFLIIDVRLGYVQFVLGDKLTGQAKGSWSRNIPFEPERGEIIDRNGVPLATNISAPTVYVIPRQVKDPAATSEKLAAVLNIPKENAYRQITEGKSIIRIKEGRKISHEKAKEIRALGLEGVYIGEDSKRHYPFGSYLSHVLGFSGVDNQGLMGLELYYDKELSGERGAVKFYANAKGERMDDMADDYEQPVDGLDLKLTIDTKIQTIMERELDIAEATYNPDGIIAIAMDPNNGKILGMSSRPTFDPANFRNVSQEVYNRNLPVWSSYEPGSTFKIITLAAALEEGKVDLEKEHFHDSGSVEVAGARLKCWKRGGHGSQSFLEVVQNSCNPGFVELGQRLGKDTLFKYIKDFGFGQKTGIDLAGEGSGILFNLNRVGPVELATTAFGQGVSVTPIQQVAAVAAAVNGGILYKPYIAQELIDPVTKEVVMRNTPVAKRRVISEETSKEIRHALETVVAQGSGFRAFVDSYRIGGKTGTAQKAQNGRYLENNFIVSFMGFAPADDPQIVVYVAVDNPKGGLIFGGTVAAPIVGSIMKDGLMALGVEPRKDQIEKEIKWPDRPLITLPDLTGMTKLEITEQLLDLKIDASGEGDIVVRQSPEAGSKVKEGSTIRLYFDKEE; encoded by the coding sequence ATGCGTGTTTCAAATGTAACTGTCCGTAAAAGGTTAATGATTGCAATGTTCGTAGGAATCTTAATTTTTCTAATTATTGATGTCCGCCTTGGGTATGTACAGTTTGTTTTAGGGGATAAGTTGACCGGTCAAGCAAAGGGGTCATGGAGTAGAAATATTCCTTTTGAACCGGAGCGCGGGGAGATTATAGACCGCAATGGTGTGCCATTAGCAACAAATATTAGTGCTCCAACAGTATATGTGATACCAAGACAGGTCAAGGACCCTGCAGCTACATCAGAGAAATTAGCAGCAGTGTTAAATATTCCAAAAGAAAATGCTTACCGACAAATCACTGAGGGTAAATCTATTATCAGGATAAAAGAAGGACGAAAGATTTCTCATGAAAAGGCAAAAGAGATCAGGGCTTTAGGACTCGAAGGGGTATATATCGGTGAAGACTCTAAAAGACATTATCCGTTCGGAAGTTATCTTTCTCATGTTCTAGGATTTTCTGGGGTGGACAACCAGGGGTTAATGGGATTGGAACTTTACTACGATAAAGAGTTAAGTGGAGAAAGAGGCGCAGTTAAGTTTTACGCCAATGCTAAAGGAGAAAGAATGGACGACATGGCTGACGACTATGAGCAGCCAGTAGACGGACTTGATTTAAAGCTTACGATTGATACTAAAATTCAAACCATTATGGAGAGAGAACTAGATATAGCTGAAGCGACCTATAATCCTGACGGAATCATAGCGATTGCGATGGATCCAAATAATGGGAAGATATTAGGGATGTCAAGCCGACCTACATTTGACCCGGCTAACTTTCGAAACGTCTCACAAGAGGTGTATAACAGGAACCTTCCTGTATGGTCAAGCTATGAGCCTGGTTCAACCTTTAAAATCATCACTCTTGCCGCTGCTTTAGAGGAGGGTAAAGTTGATTTAGAAAAGGAACATTTTCATGATTCAGGTTCTGTAGAAGTAGCTGGGGCAAGATTGAAATGCTGGAAAAGAGGCGGTCATGGAAGTCAATCCTTCCTCGAGGTCGTGCAAAATTCATGTAACCCTGGGTTTGTAGAATTAGGGCAAAGATTAGGTAAAGATACATTGTTTAAATATATAAAAGACTTTGGTTTTGGCCAAAAAACAGGGATAGATTTAGCGGGCGAAGGATCAGGAATTTTGTTTAATTTAAATCGAGTCGGTCCGGTTGAATTAGCGACCACTGCGTTTGGTCAAGGGGTATCGGTTACTCCAATCCAACAAGTTGCAGCTGTTGCTGCGGCGGTAAACGGCGGGATTCTTTATAAACCGTACATTGCACAAGAGTTAATAGATCCTGTCACGAAAGAAGTGGTCATGAGAAATACTCCTGTTGCGAAAAGAAGAGTAATTTCTGAAGAGACATCCAAAGAAATCCGTCATGCACTTGAAACCGTAGTAGCTCAAGGTTCAGGGTTTAGGGCATTTGTTGATTCTTATCGGATTGGCGGCAAGACAGGAACAGCTCAAAAAGCTCAAAACGGCAGGTATTTGGAAAATAACTTTATCGTTTCTTTTATGGGCTTTGCTCCTGCAGATGATCCTCAAATTGTTGTTTATGTTGCGGTTGATAATCCGAAAGGCGGGCTTATTTTCGGTGGAACTGTAGCTGCTCCAATCGTTGGCAGTATTATGAAGGATGGTCTTATGGCACTGGGGGTAGAACCTCGAAAAGATCAAATTGAAAAGGAAATAAAATGGCCAGATAGACCATTAATTACACTGCCAGACCTAACGGGAATGACTAAGTTAGAAATCACAGAACAACTGCTGGATCTTAAAATTGACGCTAGCGGTGAAGGAGATATTGTGGTACGGCAGTCCCCGGAAGCTGGCTCAAAAGTCAAAGAAGGTTCAACCATTAGGCTTTATTTTGATAAAGAAGAATAA
- a CDS encoding penicillin-binding protein: MTKKQPYMNVGAAVLFGLFGLLFFILLSRYFTIQFTGEVGSQPLAAKAEQKYSRTGNLEAARGVIYDRNEVVISEDTTSYTLIAILDKKMTTNPKNPNHVTDPKKTARELAKIIDMEESEIYSILTKDQFQVEFGKAGRDISHQTKKEIEALKLPGITFKRDSKRFYPNGIFASHLVGYADRVEEKDGTYNYVGMMGIEKTLNDELTGKDGKINYESDLWGYLLPNGEQKVTPAQNGNDVYLTIDQKIQTFLEDAMNKVVDEYNPKKIIAIVADPKTGDILAMGQRPSFHPKTKEGINQSWHNEAIETSFEPGSTMKIFTLAAAIEEKKFNPNDMFQSGSYQVTSKDKPIHDHKRSGWGTITYLEGVQRSSNVAFAKIANELLGFEKFREYLTKFGFDNPTGIDLPAETSGKIQFTWPIEKATTAYGQGTAITPIQQIQAMTAIANNGKMMKPQVIEKIVNHDTGEVIKNVTPEVVSTPISAETAKEVRDILETVVTNKETGTGTRYQIDGYSVAGKTGTASIPDPKGGYLDGQEDYIFSFLGMAPKDDPKLIVYVAVQQPEIEHYSMGSIPVSKVFNPVMKNSLQYLNIQPSQQEKASTAKLADLVGQDVTKSVKQLEESGLQVVVLGKGDKVTGQLPAADTDVLEGEKIIIKTEDKLAAPDMTGWSLRDVMKVAKISGMKLNSTGSGYVVKQNIKEGAFLRKGDFLIVDLKTTEEKLEIEAKESEESTKGTEEELENLPRD, translated from the coding sequence ATGACCAAGAAACAACCATATATGAATGTCGGGGCAGCCGTATTGTTTGGATTATTCGGCCTGCTCTTTTTTATATTACTTTCTAGATATTTTACCATTCAATTTACTGGTGAGGTCGGATCACAGCCACTTGCTGCGAAAGCTGAGCAAAAGTACAGCAGAACGGGAAATTTGGAAGCGGCAAGAGGTGTGATTTATGATCGTAATGAGGTAGTCATTTCCGAGGATACTACTTCTTACACGTTAATTGCGATATTGGATAAAAAGATGACGACCAATCCAAAAAATCCTAATCATGTAACGGATCCAAAAAAAACAGCTAGGGAATTAGCTAAGATTATTGATATGGAAGAGTCCGAGATTTATAGTATTTTGACCAAAGATCAGTTTCAAGTGGAATTTGGCAAAGCAGGAAGAGATATTTCTCACCAAACAAAAAAAGAAATTGAAGCCTTAAAGCTTCCGGGGATTACTTTTAAACGCGATTCGAAAAGGTTTTATCCGAATGGAATCTTTGCTTCTCACTTGGTTGGGTATGCAGACAGAGTGGAAGAAAAGGATGGAACCTACAATTATGTTGGAATGATGGGGATTGAAAAGACCCTAAACGATGAACTGACAGGTAAGGACGGAAAAATTAATTACGAAAGTGATTTATGGGGATATCTGCTTCCGAACGGGGAGCAGAAGGTTACTCCAGCACAGAACGGAAATGATGTCTATTTAACCATCGATCAAAAGATTCAAACCTTTTTGGAAGACGCCATGAACAAAGTAGTGGATGAATATAATCCTAAAAAAATCATTGCTATTGTAGCGGATCCTAAAACAGGCGACATTTTAGCCATGGGACAGAGACCTTCCTTTCACCCTAAAACGAAGGAAGGCATAAATCAGAGCTGGCATAATGAAGCAATTGAAACATCTTTTGAGCCTGGCTCAACGATGAAGATCTTTACGCTTGCTGCGGCAATTGAAGAAAAGAAATTTAACCCGAATGATATGTTCCAGTCCGGTTCTTATCAAGTAACCTCAAAAGATAAGCCGATACATGATCATAAAAGATCTGGCTGGGGAACGATTACTTATCTTGAAGGAGTTCAGCGCTCTTCGAATGTTGCCTTTGCGAAAATAGCAAATGAACTCTTAGGTTTTGAAAAGTTCAGAGAATACTTGACTAAATTTGGTTTTGATAACCCAACGGGGATTGACTTGCCTGCTGAAACGTCGGGAAAAATCCAATTTACTTGGCCAATTGAAAAAGCAACGACCGCATATGGGCAGGGAACTGCGATTACTCCCATTCAGCAAATCCAAGCGATGACTGCGATCGCTAACAATGGGAAAATGATGAAGCCGCAAGTGATTGAAAAAATTGTCAATCACGACACTGGTGAAGTAATCAAAAATGTGACACCTGAGGTTGTTTCAACACCTATTTCCGCTGAAACCGCCAAGGAGGTTCGTGATATCCTTGAAACGGTAGTTACCAATAAAGAAACAGGTACGGGGACTCGATATCAAATTGATGGCTATAGTGTTGCTGGGAAAACAGGAACAGCTAGTATTCCTGATCCAAAGGGCGGATATTTAGATGGACAAGAAGATTATATCTTTTCATTCTTAGGTATGGCACCAAAAGATGATCCGAAGTTAATTGTCTATGTAGCTGTCCAGCAGCCTGAAATAGAACATTATTCTATGGGATCGATACCTGTTTCAAAGGTTTTTAATCCCGTTATGAAAAATAGTTTACAGTATTTAAATATTCAGCCTTCACAGCAAGAAAAAGCCTCAACTGCGAAACTAGCAGATTTAGTGGGGCAAGATGTAACAAAATCAGTTAAGCAACTTGAGGAATCAGGTCTACAAGTAGTTGTGCTGGGAAAAGGTGACAAAGTCACGGGTCAGCTTCCTGCAGCAGATACGGATGTCCTTGAGGGTGAGAAAATAATTATCAAAACCGAAGATAAATTGGCAGCACCGGATATGACAGGATGGTCGCTAAGAGACGTAATGAAGGTCGCGAAGATTTCGGGGATGAAACTAAATTCTACTGGCAGTGGTTATGTTGTTAAGCAAAATATTAAAGAAGGTGCTTTCTTACGCAAGGGAGATTTTCTTATCGTGGATTTAAAAACGACAGAAGAAAAGCTAGAAATTGAAGCAAAAGAATCGGAAGAAAGTACAAAAGGCACAGAGGAAGAATTAGAGAATCTCCCAAGGGATTAA
- the ftsL gene encoding cell division protein FtsL → MSSLARKFQQQQQVERTVQEQSIVKTKKHWLTPGEKIIGVVFTGLVCFGAVHLISNQAEIYQVNKEIQEVQTSVNELEKINSDLQVQVSELSTYERILEKATQMGLVKNENNVKVVQEK, encoded by the coding sequence ATGAGTAGTCTTGCCAGGAAATTTCAGCAACAACAGCAAGTAGAACGGACAGTACAGGAACAAAGTATTGTAAAAACAAAAAAGCACTGGCTTACACCTGGGGAGAAAATAATCGGAGTAGTATTTACAGGGTTGGTTTGTTTTGGTGCCGTCCATCTGATCTCGAATCAAGCGGAAATTTACCAGGTGAATAAGGAAATTCAGGAGGTCCAAACCTCTGTTAATGAGCTTGAAAAGATTAATAGTGACCTGCAGGTACAAGTAAGTGAGTTGAGTACCTACGAGAGAATTTTAGAAAAGGCAACGCAAATGGGGCTTGTAAAAAACGAAAATAACGTCAAGGTTGTGCAAGAGAAATGA
- the rsmH gene encoding 16S rRNA (cytosine(1402)-N(4))-methyltransferase RsmH, with protein MFEHTTVLLDEAVNGLNIKPDGIYVDCTLGGAGHSSLILSKLTDNGKLFAFDQDEVAIANAKEKLSRYGEQLTIIKSNFLYLKEELEKLGIEKVDGVLYDLGVSSPQLDTPERGFSYHHDAPLDMRMDNDADISAYDVINHWSYEDLVRIFFRYGEEKFSKQIARKIEARREIKPIETTFELVELIKEGIPAPARRKGGHPAKRIFQAVRIAVNDELAVFEKSLQKAIDILNPEGRISVITFHSLEDRICKAAFKKASETPDLPHGLPIIPEEFKPILKLITRKPILPSEEELEHNNRARSAKLRIAEKL; from the coding sequence ATGTTTGAACATACAACTGTGTTACTAGATGAAGCTGTTAACGGATTGAATATTAAACCAGACGGCATTTATGTTGATTGTACATTAGGTGGGGCTGGACACAGTTCCCTGATACTATCAAAACTTACTGATAATGGAAAATTGTTTGCCTTCGATCAAGACGAAGTAGCTATTGCCAATGCAAAAGAGAAATTGTCACGCTACGGTGAGCAGCTAACCATAATCAAGAGCAATTTCTTATACCTCAAGGAAGAACTTGAAAAGCTTGGGATTGAAAAAGTTGATGGGGTCCTATATGACCTTGGTGTTTCCTCTCCCCAATTGGACACTCCGGAAAGAGGATTCAGTTACCATCATGACGCACCACTCGACATGAGAATGGACAATGATGCGGATATTTCAGCCTATGATGTTATTAACCATTGGTCTTATGAGGATTTAGTTAGGATCTTTTTTCGCTATGGAGAAGAGAAATTTTCTAAGCAAATTGCACGAAAAATAGAGGCTAGAAGAGAAATTAAGCCAATTGAAACTACATTTGAGCTGGTTGAACTTATTAAGGAAGGGATTCCTGCCCCAGCAAGAAGAAAGGGCGGACATCCAGCCAAGAGGATATTTCAAGCTGTCAGGATTGCTGTTAATGATGAATTAGCAGTTTTTGAAAAATCTTTGCAAAAAGCAATTGATATCCTTAATCCGGAAGGTAGAATCAGTGTTATTACTTTCCACTCTTTAGAAGACCGGATTTGTAAGGCGGCTTTTAAAAAGGCAAGTGAAACACCAGATTTACCGCATGGATTACCGATAATTCCTGAAGAATTTAAGCCGATTTTAAAGTTGATTACGCGAAAGCCTATTCTTCCTTCTGAAGAAGAATTAGAACATAATAACCGCGCACGATCTGCAAAATTACGGATTGCGGAAAAACTATAA
- the mraZ gene encoding division/cell wall cluster transcriptional repressor MraZ, translated as MFMGEYHHSIDNKGRMIVPSKFREELGEMFIITRGLDQCLFGYPLKEWALIEDKLKGLPLTKKDARAFTRFFFSGATESELDKQGRINIPAPLLQYAKLEKECVVLGVSNRIEIWSKQIWEDYFSESEESFAEIAENMIGFDI; from the coding sequence ATGTTTATGGGTGAATACCATCATAGCATTGATAATAAGGGCCGGATGATTGTGCCTTCCAAATTCCGCGAAGAGCTTGGAGAAATGTTTATCATCACACGCGGTTTGGATCAATGTCTGTTTGGTTACCCATTAAAAGAGTGGGCACTTATCGAAGACAAACTAAAAGGCCTGCCCCTAACAAAAAAAGACGCCCGTGCATTTACCCGATTTTTCTTTTCCGGTGCAACAGAGAGTGAACTCGATAAACAAGGAAGAATAAATATTCCAGCACCATTACTTCAGTATGCAAAACTAGAAAAAGAATGTGTAGTTTTAGGAGTATCCAATCGAATTGAAATTTGGAGCAAGCAGATTTGGGAAGACTATTTCTCAGAGTCTGAAGAATCTTTTGCCGAAATTGCAGAAAATATGATTGGTTTTGATATATAA